The Filimonas lacunae genomic sequence AAAAAAAGACATTTTAGTAAAAAGCCCTTGCAGCACATGTTGCAGGGGCTTTTTATTGGCTGGTGGTTACCAGTTTACCCCTCTTATTTTACGGGCTACACCCCGGTAGCTGTTGAAATGGCATGTTAATTTACTGCTGCCATAATTCTATTCATTGCATATAACCATTCGTATGAAAAAACATGTACCGATTGTAATTGCTTTCTGTTTTCTTTTGTGTACCAGTCTGTTAGCGCAGCCGAATTTGGCGGTAAAGGCTTCGTTAAGTCAAACCTTATCCGGCTCCCGCTCTTTCACCAACGGCACACAAGCCGATACCTTGCTAAAGTTGTTTGCTATTCCCCGCAACTACACGCTGGAGCTGGTAGCTAAAGTAAATGCCGCTGTTGGGCGGGGGCTGGATATAGAAGCGCGTAACGCTGGTATCCAGGGTTTCCGGCTTTCGCTGGATGCGGCTCATCTGAAAGAAGCCTCTTCTTTAAATGCGGTTACACCTGTTACGGTGTCAAAAGCAGCACAGCAACATACCATCCGTATTGCTGTGCAGAGCGATACGGCACATATTTACCAGAACGGCGCTTATATTCAATCTCAGCCGCTTACCACTATTAAAGATATTGTAGGGGGCGTAGAAGCAGACGTAAGCAATTTGTATTTGCCGGGGTCTAACCTCGCGCCGGGATGGGCAGGTGTTACCGGTAATTTTACCGGTGCGCCCGATAGTTATGGATGGGCTTATAACGGCATTGCTAATACGGGTTTGTTTACAACCGCTAACAGTACCAGTGGTGTGCGTTACATGGATGTAAGCGCCAGTGTAAACACGCACACGTATAATGGCACCACCTATAACGGAAGATTATTGTTTCTAAGATGGGATGGCAGCGATATACAAAGCACCTGCTATACCCTGCCGGTAATGCTGGAAGCGAATACTACCTACGATTTTTCTATGTTGTTTGCCTATTTTTCCAATGCTACCGGTGGCACAGCTATTACAGCAGGCATAGGCAAAACAACAGCGGCGGCCGACAGGCTGGCCACGCATGTGTTTACTGCCAGCGCCACCAAAGATCTGGTAAGGGAAAGTTTTGTATTTACCTCACAGGAAGCAGGCCAGTATTACCTGAGCTTCACCGGTAACTGGGGATTGTTTACCATAGGTGAATTATCGTTAAACAAAAATGCACCCGGTAACCTGGTGCCCAACTGGGCAGGCATTGCGCCTAACAATGCAGGTACACCGGGCAATTACAGCTGGGCTTATAATGGTACTACCACTTCTTTGTTTAATACTGCCAATGGCACCAGTGGTGTACGTTATACGGATGTAAGTTCCAGTGTAAACACACATAACTATAATGGTGCTACGTACAATGGCCGGCTATTGTTTTTGCGCTGGGATAACAGCGCCTATCAAAGCGCCTGTTATACGTATCCGGTAGTGCTGGAAGCCAATACCACTTACGAATTCTCTATGTTGCATGCTTATTACTCCAATGCTACGGGCAGCAGAACCATCACCGCAGGAATTGGTAAAACCACGGCTGCCGCAAACAGGCTGGCATTGCACGTGTTTGCTACCAACGGAACGAAGGAGCTTACCAAAGAGAAATTTTTATTTACCTCGCAGGAAACGGGGGTATACTATCTCACTTTTACCGGCGACTGGGGTTTGTTTACAGTAGGTGAATTGTCGCTCACCAAATATGCAGCCACGCCACGCTTTGTGTTAGGGAAGAATTACATTACCGGCGCTGTGAACATGGAAATTACTTCGGCTACCTACGAAGATGGCGCGTATGCCCCGGCCGCACTGGTTACGCAAACGCCGGAGAATATAACGGTTACGGGCAGTATGGTATCGGTATTGCCTTCTTTCAACACCAACTTTATTGTGCCGGGAAAAACAGATCTGCATGTAACCGGTGCGTATTCTCCATTGGTCAATTCCACTGTTCAGCTGAATGCAGATAATGCCTGGCTGTTCTTCGATAATATAAAACCTTCTGTTGTTGTAAGCAACTGGCTCAGTAAAGTAAGTATCAATGGTGTATCTGCTGTGGGTAATGCGAACGTACGCATTGCGCCTTATAAAAATGGTACCGCTATTATTCCCAATGGGAATGTTGCTTCACAGGCTGCTTTACAAGTATATACGCAACCGGGTTTATCAGGCAGCACTGCTAGTTATGCTATTAATACGTATTACAATAGTCTGGCTGCATGGGATAATAGTATACGCTCTTTTAAATTACAGAGAGGTTATATGGCCACGCTGGCCAATAACCCGGATGGCACGGGATATAGCAGGGTGTTTGTAGCCAATGACAGTGACCTGGTGGTCAATGCTATGCCTGCGGGGTTAGATACTTCTGTGTCTTTTATCAGGGTGTTTGCCTGGGACTGGGTGAGCAAAAAAGGAAAAGCGGGGGGTGGTACGCCGTTGGTGTTATTGAACGGCACCTGGTATTACGACTGGAATATTGGCGGCGCTACTACCAGCGATTATAACTATGTGGCTATACGGCAAAACGGGGGATGGCCTGCCTGGTCGGCTATTAACAGTAAGCCGGGTGTGAATCATTTGCTGGGCTTTAATGAGCCTGACCGTCCCGACCAGGCGAATATGTCGGTAGATGAAGCGGTAAGACAGTGGCCCGATCTGATGAAATCGGGATATCGTGTGGGATCGCCTGCGCCATCAGATCCGTTCAATGGCTGGGTTACTTCTTTCCTGGCTAAAACAGATGCGCTGAACTACCGGGTTGATTATGTAGCTATACATTGTTACTGGGGTGGCCTTACACCGCAAACCTGGTACAGCCGTTTAAAAAGCGTATACGACCAGGTGAAACGGCCGTTATGGATTACAGAGTGGAATAACGGAGCTAACTGGACAACGGAATCCTGGCCTACCGATACGGCTGCACAGTTTTTAAAACAATACAATGATATGAAGGGCATATTGCAGGTGTTGGATACCACCTCGTTTATTGAGCGGTATGCTATATACGACTGGGTGACCGATAAGCGTGCCATGGTGCTGGCTGATACATTAACGCTGGCTGGCAGGTATTATGCCGCTAATCCATCCAATTTTGCCTATTCGCCGCAGACGGCTTTTGTACATAACTGGAAGCTGGTGGCTCCCAATATAGATACCATCAGCAATACCACTACTTATACTACCATTACACTTCGCTTTCATGATATCAATGGCGAGCTGGGCGGCCAATACATACTGGAACGGAAGATTGACGGGGTGGACACAGGTTTTGTAGGAGTAAGCACCTATACAGGTTATGTATATGCCAGTGATCTTACGTTTGCCGATACCACTTATACCAAGGCCACCTACCGGGTAAAAGCCTATAACCGTTCGCTGGATCAGTATATATATTCTGCAACTATAGATGTGACCAGAAGTATAGCTGCGGCTTCACTTTCGGGTGAGGTAAGTATGGCGCGGGTAGTAACAGATGGCGGATTGCCTTTGCAGATATATCCTAATCCGGCCACGGACAGAATAACCGTTCAGTTGCCGGTGGTGCAAAATAATGCCCTGGTGCGTGTATACAATGCGTCGGGCCAGCTGGTAAAAAGTGCACGTATTCAAAGCAGCACTACTATAATAGGGTTGGAGCAGTTGCCTGCCGGTATTTATTATGTGCAGGTGAGTAATGGTAAACAGGTGAAAACAGAAAAAATTGTTAAACAGAGGGGCTTATAGCCCCCCTTGTTTCCTAATTTATCCGTCTTCATGGGGTAAAAAGTGCGCCTTTCTGTGTCTAAGAATAGGTGACATGGCGCACTTTTTATTTACAAAGTAAAACCCCTGTAGATGTTTATGAGAAAGTTTTTGGTGATGTGTCTGGCGGTGGTAAGCGGTGGCAGTTTATATGCCCAGCAACCCCGGGAAAGCCGGATGGCAGACAGCCTGTTTAAGGCATTGCAAACACATGAATCAGCGTTATTGCTTCCTTTGCTGGAAGATAGTTGTAATATCAGTGGCTTGCCCAAAGGGATGAACGACCGGTTGATTCCCGCTATATTGGAGAAGTTTCCTGCCATCAGTTCCTATAAAATAAAGAGCATAGAGCCGGAAGGTGATTTTACCCGCGTGCGGATAGAAATGATGTACCAGACCGGTAAGCCGGGCGCGCCTGACTTTGTTATTGGTAAAACAGGCCGTATACATGAGTTGAATATCATTAAAAATGCCACTATTGGTGGGCCTGCTAAGCCCAAAGCGCCTGTAAGGGTATTGGAAGCGCCAGATACGCTTACTATTCCTTTTGTATACCTCAATGGTCTTATTTATGTAGAGGGGCAACTGGATGGCCGCAATGGCTTTTTTCTGCTGGATACCGGATCGCCGGAAATGATATTGAACCAGCAGTATTTTCAGGATTCACTGATGCCAATGCCTGAGAATTCCGGTGGCGTTACGGGCATCAATGGCGCTATGCAAGATGTGTTGATGCGCAAGGTGAATGTATTTAGTTTAGGGGCCATGCAGCTGCGCAGTTTTGGTGTGATGGTAATGCCTGATAACATTGTGGATTTAGGAGATGCATCTATGCCTTACCTGGGTTCCATTGGTTATAGTATTATCAAAGATTTTGAAGTGCAGTTTGATATGAAGGCCGAAAAGCTGTTCCTGGTAAAAACAGACAGTGCAGGCAATTATGTAAGCACTTCTTATAAGGCGCCCGCTGCAAAGGCTACTGCTGCATTTACTATGCGACGCCATATCCCCATTGTGCAAATGAATGTAGGTGACCGTACTTACAATATGGGTATTGATTGCGGTGCTGCCAATAACGTGTTCTTTGATAAGAACCAGGCGGCGCTTACGCCTTACATGGATCAGTTTAATCAAACCTCTATGGTAGGGCAGGAAGGTGTGTCTACACCGGTTACACAGGCGCATCTGAAAAAGGCTACTATTGGTAAGCTACCTTTTACCGATATGCTTTCGCTGATCACTCCTAATAATATGAGCTATAGCAACGATGCAGA encodes the following:
- a CDS encoding glycosyl hydrolase, with amino-acid sequence MKKHVPIVIAFCFLLCTSLLAQPNLAVKASLSQTLSGSRSFTNGTQADTLLKLFAIPRNYTLELVAKVNAAVGRGLDIEARNAGIQGFRLSLDAAHLKEASSLNAVTPVTVSKAAQQHTIRIAVQSDTAHIYQNGAYIQSQPLTTIKDIVGGVEADVSNLYLPGSNLAPGWAGVTGNFTGAPDSYGWAYNGIANTGLFTTANSTSGVRYMDVSASVNTHTYNGTTYNGRLLFLRWDGSDIQSTCYTLPVMLEANTTYDFSMLFAYFSNATGGTAITAGIGKTTAAADRLATHVFTASATKDLVRESFVFTSQEAGQYYLSFTGNWGLFTIGELSLNKNAPGNLVPNWAGIAPNNAGTPGNYSWAYNGTTTSLFNTANGTSGVRYTDVSSSVNTHNYNGATYNGRLLFLRWDNSAYQSACYTYPVVLEANTTYEFSMLHAYYSNATGSRTITAGIGKTTAAANRLALHVFATNGTKELTKEKFLFTSQETGVYYLTFTGDWGLFTVGELSLTKYAATPRFVLGKNYITGAVNMEITSATYEDGAYAPAALVTQTPENITVTGSMVSVLPSFNTNFIVPGKTDLHVTGAYSPLVNSTVQLNADNAWLFFDNIKPSVVVSNWLSKVSINGVSAVGNANVRIAPYKNGTAIIPNGNVASQAALQVYTQPGLSGSTASYAINTYYNSLAAWDNSIRSFKLQRGYMATLANNPDGTGYSRVFVANDSDLVVNAMPAGLDTSVSFIRVFAWDWVSKKGKAGGGTPLVLLNGTWYYDWNIGGATTSDYNYVAIRQNGGWPAWSAINSKPGVNHLLGFNEPDRPDQANMSVDEAVRQWPDLMKSGYRVGSPAPSDPFNGWVTSFLAKTDALNYRVDYVAIHCYWGGLTPQTWYSRLKSVYDQVKRPLWITEWNNGANWTTESWPTDTAAQFLKQYNDMKGILQVLDTTSFIERYAIYDWVTDKRAMVLADTLTLAGRYYAANPSNFAYSPQTAFVHNWKLVAPNIDTISNTTTYTTITLRFHDINGELGGQYILERKIDGVDTGFVGVSTYTGYVYASDLTFADTTYTKATYRVKAYNRSLDQYIYSATIDVTRSIAAASLSGEVSMARVVTDGGLPLQIYPNPATDRITVQLPVVQNNALVRVYNASGQLVKSARIQSSTTIIGLEQLPAGIYYVQVSNGKQVKTEKIVKQRGL
- a CDS encoding pepsin/retropepsin-like aspartic protease family protein, translating into MRKFLVMCLAVVSGGSLYAQQPRESRMADSLFKALQTHESALLLPLLEDSCNISGLPKGMNDRLIPAILEKFPAISSYKIKSIEPEGDFTRVRIEMMYQTGKPGAPDFVIGKTGRIHELNIIKNATIGGPAKPKAPVRVLEAPDTLTIPFVYLNGLIYVEGQLDGRNGFFLLDTGSPEMILNQQYFQDSLMPMPENSGGVTGINGAMQDVLMRKVNVFSLGAMQLRSFGVMVMPDNIVDLGDASMPYLGSIGYSIIKDFEVQFDMKAEKLFLVKTDSAGNYVSTSYKAPAAKATAAFTMRRHIPIVQMNVGDRTYNMGIDCGAANNVFFDKNQAALTPYMDQFNQTSMVGQEGVSTPVTQAHLKKATIGKLPFTDMLSLITPNNMSYSNDAERLPLDGLLGTEFLKCYTTAVNFKKGQVYFR